A DNA window from Desulfobacterales bacterium contains the following coding sequences:
- the rplL gene encoding 50S ribosomal protein L7/L12, whose protein sequence is MASITKEDVVEFIANMTVLELSQLVKEMEEKFGVSAAAPVAMMAAGPAEAAAVVEEKTEFDVILVAAGDKKINVIKEVRAITGLGLKDAKDLVDGAPKPVKEGIPKDEAQKIKEQLESAGAQVDMK, encoded by the coding sequence ATGGCGAGCATTACCAAAGAGGATGTGGTAGAATTTATAGCGAACATGACTGTGCTTGAATTATCTCAACTGGTCAAGGAAATGGAAGAAAAATTTGGTGTTTCCGCGGCGGCGCCTGTGGCGATGATGGCGGCCGGCCCTGCCGAAGCGGCTGCAGTCGTTGAAGAGAAGACCGAATTTGACGTGATTCTGGTAGCTGCCGGAGACAAGAAAATTAATGTCATTAAAGAGGTTCGCGCTATTACGGGGCTTGGTTTAAAAGATGCCAAGGATTTGGTGGACGGCGCGCCGAAGCCGGTAAAAGAAGGTATTCCCAAGGATGAGGCGCAAAAGATAAAAGAGCAGCTTGAAAGTGCCGGCGCACAGGTGGATATGAAATAA
- the rplJ gene encoding 50S ribosomal protein L10, whose translation MKIDQKKAITEELHEKFEKAKVVIVTDYKGLNVADISQLRKKLREAGIEYRVAKNTLLARASKDTSVEAIADEFKGPNAVALSFSDPVAPAKVLTEFMKTNNKLEIRIGVIDGKVLSLDDIKALSALPSREVLLAQVLSVMNAVPTSFVRVLAGVPVQFLNALQAIKEKKEAA comes from the coding sequence GTGAAAATTGATCAAAAAAAAGCCATTACCGAAGAGCTTCATGAAAAGTTCGAAAAGGCCAAGGTGGTGATCGTCACTGACTACAAAGGGCTAAATGTGGCCGATATCAGTCAGCTTAGAAAAAAGCTCCGTGAAGCAGGCATCGAGTATCGAGTGGCCAAGAATACACTTCTTGCCAGGGCATCCAAAGATACAAGTGTGGAAGCCATCGCAGATGAATTCAAAGGGCCAAATGCTGTTGCGCTCAGCTTTAGCGATCCGGTTGCGCCGGCCAAGGTGCTGACCGAATTTATGAAAACGAATAACAAGCTAGAGATTCGGATCGGTGTTATTGATGGAAAAGTACTGAGCCTGGACGATATTAAGGCATTATCCGCGCTGCCGTCGCGAGAAGTGCTGCTGGCGCAGGTGCTTTCGGTGATGAATGCCGTACCGACGTCCTTTGTCAGGGTCCTTGCCGGCGTACCCGTGCAGTTCCTGAATGCACTTCAAGCTATTAAGGAAAAAAAAGAGGCGGCCTGA
- the rplA gene encoding 50S ribosomal protein L1 has protein sequence MPKRGKKYIKSIEKFDTRKRYDFLEGARMAIESSYAKFDETVDVAVKLGVDPRHADQMVRGTVILPNGLGKVIRVLVFAKGEKEIEAQEAGADFVGNDDLVEKIKDGWFGFDKAVATPDMMGTVGKIGRLLGPRGLMPNAKTGTVTFDIGKVVQELKAGKIDFRVEKAGIVHAPMGKVSFGPEKIIENVTAFIETISKLKPSSSKGTYLKSIAISTTMGPGFKVDTAFVKELLK, from the coding sequence ATGCCGAAGCGGGGGAAAAAATACATAAAGTCCATTGAGAAATTCGATACCCGGAAGCGTTACGACTTTTTGGAAGGGGCTCGGATGGCTATTGAGTCATCATATGCCAAGTTTGATGAAACAGTTGATGTTGCCGTTAAACTTGGGGTTGATCCGAGACACGCCGATCAAATGGTGAGGGGTACGGTTATTTTACCGAACGGGCTTGGCAAGGTTATAAGGGTGCTTGTTTTTGCCAAGGGCGAAAAAGAAATCGAAGCGCAAGAAGCCGGCGCTGATTTTGTCGGTAACGATGATCTGGTCGAAAAAATTAAGGATGGCTGGTTCGGCTTTGATAAAGCCGTGGCGACGCCGGACATGATGGGAACGGTCGGTAAAATCGGACGATTGCTCGGGCCAAGAGGTCTGATGCCCAATGCCAAAACGGGTACTGTCACGTTTGATATCGGCAAAGTCGTCCAAGAGCTCAAGGCAGGAAAGATCGATTTCCGGGTGGAAAAAGCCGGAATCGTTCATGCGCCGATGGGGAAGGTTTCTTTCGGACCGGAAAAAATTATTGAGAATGTGACCGCGTTTATTGAAACGATCTCGAAATTAAAGCCGTCCTCAAGTAAGGGAACCTATTTGAAAAGCATCGCGATTTCAACGACGATGGGTCCCGGCTTCAAGGTCGATACGGCTTTTGTGAAAGAGCTGCTGAAGTAG
- the rplK gene encoding 50S ribosomal protein L11, producing the protein MAKKVIALIKLQVPAGKANPSPPIGPALGQHGVNIMDFCKTFNARTASEEGMIIPVVITVYQDRTFTFITKTPPAAVLLKKAAKIAKGAADPKRDKVGKVTRKQVEEIAGLKMVDLNANDLEAACLIIEGTARSMGIEVV; encoded by the coding sequence ATGGCGAAAAAGGTTATTGCACTGATAAAACTGCAGGTGCCTGCTGGTAAGGCAAACCCGTCCCCCCCCATTGGGCCCGCGCTGGGTCAGCATGGGGTGAATATTATGGACTTTTGCAAAACGTTTAACGCGCGCACTGCAAGTGAAGAGGGGATGATTATACCTGTTGTGATAACGGTATACCAAGACAGGACATTCACCTTTATCACAAAAACTCCGCCGGCTGCCGTGTTATTGAAAAAAGCGGCCAAGATTGCTAAGGGCGCGGCCGATCCGAAAAGGGATAAGGTTGGGAAAGTAACCCGGAAACAGGTTGAAGAAATTGCCGGCCTGAAGATGGTTGATCTGAATGCGAATGACCTGGAAGCCGCCTGTCTCATTATTGAGGGAACGGCCCGGAGCATGGGGATTGAGGTCGTTTAA
- the nusG gene encoding transcription termination/antitermination protein NusG, whose translation MGLKWYIVHVYSGFENKVKAALEERIALSNHADKFGEVLVPTEQVMELVKGKRKTSSRKFYPGYILVQMELSDDTWHIVNNTAKVTGFLGGREKPTPITDEEAEQILNRMEAGKKKPMPKYSFEIGDDIRVIDGPFTNFNGTVEEVNQEKGKIKVLVSIFGRATPVELDFVQVSRL comes from the coding sequence GTGGGACTCAAATGGTATATTGTCCATGTATATTCGGGGTTTGAAAATAAGGTAAAAGCGGCCCTCGAGGAGCGCATTGCGTTATCGAACCATGCCGATAAGTTTGGAGAAGTACTGGTGCCCACCGAGCAAGTAATGGAACTGGTAAAGGGTAAACGGAAAACATCATCCAGAAAATTTTATCCCGGATATATACTGGTTCAAATGGAGTTGAGTGATGACACATGGCATATCGTCAACAACACCGCTAAGGTAACAGGGTTTCTGGGCGGAAGGGAAAAGCCGACACCGATCACAGATGAAGAAGCGGAACAAATTCTGAATCGAATGGAGGCCGGCAAAAAGAAACCGATGCCCAAATATTCTTTTGAGATTGGCGACGATATCCGTGTCATCGACGGTCCGTTCACGAATTTTAACGGTACGGTAGAGGAAGTCAATCAGGAAAAGGGGAAAATCAAAGTACTGGTGAGCATTTTCGGCCGGGCAACGCCTGTTGAGCTGGATTTTGTTCAGGTCTCCCGATTGTAA
- the secE gene encoding preprotein translocase subunit SecE, with amino-acid sequence MGRLLKKKTAFRPKKKENGAETVDASPVADESSAKGKVVLAVQKPVKTPLNFPGRNYTDKAMQFLREVRVELKKVAWPSRTQAIGSTVVVIVLVMILSFFLGAVDIGLSSLVRVVLQ; translated from the coding sequence AAGAAAAAGACTGCATTCAGACCAAAGAAAAAAGAAAATGGTGCTGAAACGGTGGACGCCAGCCCGGTTGCGGATGAATCCTCAGCTAAAGGGAAGGTAGTTTTGGCTGTTCAGAAGCCGGTCAAAACACCGTTAAACTTTCCCGGTCGTAATTATACTGACAAGGCAATGCAGTTTTTACGGGAAGTCCGAGTTGAGTTGAAAAAGGTGGCGTGGCCGTCTCGAACTCAGGCCATTGGTTCAACGGTGGTCGTGATTGTACTCGTCATGATCCTATCCTTTTTCTTGGGGGCGGTGGACATCGGATTGTCCAGCCTGGTTCGGGTTGTGCTGCAATAA